A region of Ferruginibacter albus DNA encodes the following proteins:
- a CDS encoding PorP/SprF family type IX secretion system membrane protein, giving the protein MHVLSIIKKIFKACLAIVLILPVSSFAQQRPYYTQYILNNFIINPAVAGIDNYTDVKLSCRNQWVGLEGAPVTAYLTIQAPLQKSVYDEREDATSYGIDGENPLGKPYWFNYKAAPSHQGIGLTIISDETGPLTHFDAFASFSHHQPISAKTTLAMGLSAGLHQVSLDADKLNLYTSSDPAVNANGQLTQMKPDFAAGLLLYNKNYFIGLSVQQILSSQLSFSDNIIQSSSGKLVPHYFLDLGYRFYITNDVSFLPSAMVRYVSPLPFSIDLNGKIQYKQLLWLGATYRSEEGFAAMAGISIGNAVSIGYSYDKTMSDLNLVSNGTHEIVIGFLLGNHYGSTCPRNVW; this is encoded by the coding sequence ATGCATGTCTTATCCATTATAAAAAAGATCTTTAAAGCTTGTCTGGCTATAGTATTGATACTGCCTGTTTCAAGTTTTGCTCAACAACGACCTTATTATACGCAATACATCCTAAATAATTTTATCATTAATCCGGCAGTGGCAGGCATTGATAATTATACCGATGTAAAATTGAGTTGCCGCAATCAATGGGTGGGATTGGAAGGAGCTCCTGTTACCGCTTACCTGACCATACAAGCGCCTTTGCAAAAAAGTGTATATGATGAAAGGGAAGATGCAACCAGTTATGGTATTGATGGAGAAAATCCATTAGGAAAGCCCTATTGGTTCAATTATAAAGCAGCGCCGTCACACCAGGGAATTGGTTTAACAATAATCAGTGATGAAACAGGGCCGCTTACACATTTCGATGCCTTTGCAAGCTTCTCTCATCACCAGCCGATATCAGCTAAAACTACTTTAGCAATGGGGCTTAGTGCGGGCTTACACCAGGTAAGTTTAGATGCAGATAAGTTAAATCTTTATACCAGTTCAGATCCTGCAGTTAATGCAAATGGACAATTAACGCAAATGAAACCCGATTTTGCTGCGGGTTTATTGTTGTACAATAAAAATTATTTCATCGGACTTTCGGTACAGCAGATCCTTTCTTCCCAACTCAGTTTTTCAGATAATATCATTCAATCTTCATCAGGAAAATTAGTGCCTCATTATTTTTTGGATCTGGGATATCGTTTTTATATCACGAATGATGTAAGTTTTTTGCCATCAGCAATGGTGCGCTATGTTAGTCCTTTGCCTTTTAGTATTGATTTGAACGGGAAAATTCAATATAAGCAATTGTTATGGCTGGGAGCTACTTATCGTTCCGAGGAAGGATTTGCAGCAATGGCAGGTATTAGTATAGGCAATGCCGTTAGTATAGGATATTCATATGATAAAACAATGTCTGACCTGAACCTCGTAAGCAATGGAACACATGAAATAGTTATAGGCTTCCTATTGGGAAATCATTATGGAAGCACTTGCCCTAGAAATGTTTGGTAA